In Drosophila simulans strain w501 chromosome 3R, Prin_Dsim_3.1, whole genome shotgun sequence, a single window of DNA contains:
- the LOC6727887 gene encoding SWI/SNF complex subunit SMARCC1 isoform X1, which produces MNTLGPKKDGSPNIDFFQSPETLQGFESIRQWLQKNCKKYLAHSSEPITKESLAQLLIHFLQYVEAKLGKNSADPPATRIPMRCFLDFKSGGGLCIIFSTMFRFRAEQRGKKFDFSIGKNPTRKDPNIQLLIEIEQALVEADLYRIPYIYIRPEIEKGFEGKLREILDNRRVEIVSDEEDATHIVYPVVDPHPDEYARPIFKRGGHVMLHWYYFPESYDSWVVNNFDLPDHIPENPESPAERWRVSASWIVDLEQYNEWMAEEDYEVDEQGKKKTHKQRISIDDIMSFGDEKKKPATSSGGGKQKRRRSPSPATSASTSKPGKRKRSPAVVHKKLRNDDDDEDLTRDLDDPPAEPNVQEVHKANAALQSTASPAPGGKSRGDNDMMPIKGGTMTDLDDEMTGGSAAQAMSTGDGENSQTGKTSDNSNTQEFSSSAKEDMEDNVTEQTHHIIVPSYSAWFDYNSIHVIEKRAMPEFFNSKNKSKTPEIYMAYRNFMIDTYRLNPTEYLTSTACRRNLAGDVCAIMRVHAFLEQWGLINYQIDADVRPTPMGPPPTSHFHILSDTPSGLQSINPQKTQQPSAAKTLLDLDKKPLGKDGGLELGDKSGLTSIKTEALENGAAGGLSSGVSQFGLKLDQYAKKPAAMRNRTAASMAREWTDQETLLLLEGLEMHKDDWNKVCEHVGSRTQDECILHFLRLPIEDPYLEDDGGFLGPLACQPIPFSKSGNPIMSTVAFLASVVDPRVAAAAAKAAMEEFAAIKDEVPATIMDNHMKNVEKASAGGKFNPNFGLANSGIAGTGNDKDDEEGKEGGASASAGGSDEEMKDLSKKDDDAKSKDNTKSDKTNTNTDSSCTSSSATGNTNNTDKKPKESSGSSPSGDKSATKSDKSNKSSPTETAASASGGEVDIKTEDSSGDGETKDGTEAKEGSGTGTGPLAVAKEGTFSENNMQTAAAAALASAAVKAKHLAALEERKIKSLVALLVETQMKKLEIKLRHFEELEATMEREREGLEYQRQQLITERQQFHLEQLKAAEFRARQQAHHRLQQELQGQAAAGSMILQQQQQLPQAQQPQQQQQSLPPHPHLAQQQQLPPHPHQLPPQSQPLAGPTAQHQPLPPHVVSSPNGAPYAAPPISLTGGLPPGAPTAIVTNPSDQTAPVAAGAAQSQAPTPMDTTPPSSGPVPDANAPPGSAIPPGGIPPANSAPIAGVAPSS; this is translated from the exons ATGAACACACTGGGTCCTAAGAAGGACGGAAGTCCGAATATAGACTTTTTCCAGTCGCCGGAGACGCTGCAGGGCTTCGAATCGATTCGCCAGTGGCTGCAGAAGAACTGCAAGAAG TATTTGGCCCACAGTTCGGAGCCCATCACGAAGGAGTCCTTGGCCCAATTGCTCATCCACTTCCTGCAGTATGTGGAAGCGAAGCTGGGCAAGAATTCTGCGGATCCGCCGGCAACCAGAATTCCG ATGCGCTGCTTTCTGGACTTCAAGAGCGGCGGTGGTCTGTGCATCATCTTCTCGACCATGTTCCGTTTCCGGGCCGAGCAACGCGGCAAGAAGTTTGACTTCTCTATTGGCAAGAATCCCACGCGCAAGGATCCCAACATCCAGCTGCTGATCGAGATTGAGCAGGCGTTGGTCGAGGCGGACTTGTATCGCATACCGTACATCTATATTCGGCCGGAGATTGAAAAGGGCTTCGAGGGAAAACTGCGCGAGATCCTGGACAATCGGCGGGTAGAGATTGTGTCGGACGAGGAGGACGCCACCCATATCGTCTATCCCGTCGTAGACCCACATCCCGACGAGTATGCGCGGCCCATTTTCAAGCGCGGCGGACATGTGATGCTGCATTGGTACTACTTCCCCGAGTCCTACGATTCATGGGTTGTGAATAACTTTGACCTGCCGGATCACATTCCGGAGAATCCCGAGTCACCGGCGGAACGATGGCGTGTGTCTGCATCCTGGATCGTGGACCTGGAGCAGTACAATGAGTGGATGGCCGAGGAGGACTACGAAGTTGACGAACAGGGCAAGAAGAAGACGCACAAACAGCGTATTTCCATAGACGACATCATGTCCTTCGGCGACGAGAAGAAAAAGCCTGCTACCAGCTCGGGTGGAGGCAAGCAGAAGAGACGCCGTTCACCATCTCCCGCCACTTCGGCATCCACCTCAAAGCCGGGCAAGCGTAAGCGTTCTCCCGCCGTGGTGCACAAAAAGTTGCGCaacgacgatgatgacgaggaCTTAACCCGCGATCTGGATGATCCGCCGGCCGAGCCCAATGTTCAGGAGGTTCATAAGGCAAACGCCGCCTTGCAGTCCACCGCCAGTCCAGCTCCGGGCGGTAAATCTCGTGGCGACAACGACATGATGCCCATTAAAG GTGGCACTATGACCGATCTGGATGACGAAATGACTGGAGGAAGCGCTGCTCAAGCCATGTCTACCGGAGATGGGGAAAACTCGCAGACAGGCAAGACAAGTGATAACAGCAACACGCAGGAATTCTCTTCATCGGCCAAAGAGGATATGGAGGATAATGTGACCGAGCAGACGCACCACATTATCGTGCCCTCGTACTCGGCTTGGTTTGACTACAACTCCATTCATGTGATCGAGAAACGGGCTATGCCGGAATTCTTTAACAGCAAGAATAAGTCAAAGACACCGGAGATCTATATGGCCTACAGGAATTTTATGATTGATACGTACAG GCTCAATCCGACGGAGTATTTGACCAGCACAGCTTGTAGGCGCAATCTTGCCGGAGATGTGTGCGCCATTATGCGGGTACACGCCTTCTTGGAGCAGTGGGGCCTGATTAACTACCAGATCGATGCGGATGTCCGCCCCACCCCAATGGGTCCACCACCGACCTCACACTTCCACATTCTTTCGGATACGCCATCGGGTCTACAGTCCATTAATCCGCAAAAGACGCAACAGCCGTCGGCGGCAAAGACGCTGTTGGATCTGGACAAAAAGCCATTGGGTAAAGATGGTGGCCTGGAATTGGGCGATAAGAGTGGTCTGACTAGCATCAAGACAGAGGCTCTAGAGAATGGCGCTGCCGGAGGATTAAGTTCCGGAGTGAGCCAGTTTGGACTCAAGCTGGATCAGTACGCAAAGAAGCCGGCGGCCATGAGGAATCGCACGGCGGCAAGCATGGCTCGTGAATGGACCGATCAGGAGACTCTGCTGTTGCTTGAGGGCTTGGAAATGCACAAGGACGATTGGAACAAGGTCTGCGAGCACGTTGGATCTCGCACCCAAGACGAGTGCATTCTGCATTTCCTCCGACTTCCCATTGAGGACCCGTATCTAGAGGATGATGGCGGCTTCCTGGGCCCCTTGGCTTGTCAACCCATTCCGTTCAGCAAGAGTGGCAATCCCATTATGTCCACCGTCGCATTCCTGGCATCTGTGGTCGATCCTCGCgttgccgctgcagcagcaaaggcTGCCATGGAGGAATTTGCAGCCATTAAG GATGAAGTTCCCGCCACAATAATGGACAACCATATGAAAAACGTGGAAAAGGCTTCGGCAGGTGGTAAGTTTAATCCGAACTTTGGGCTGGCCAACAGTGGAATCGCAGGAACCGGAAACGACAAGGACGATGAAGAGGGCAAGGAGGGTGGCGCATCTGCATCCGCTGGCGGCTCTGATGAGGAAATGAAGGACCTAAGCAAAAAAGACG aCGATGCCAAGTCCAAAGACAATACAAAATCGGATAAGACCAACACGAACACAGACTCGAGTTgcacatcatcatcagcgacaggcaacaccaacaacactGACAAGAAACCAAAGGAGTCGTCCGGCTCCTCGCCTTCGGGCGACAAGTCAGCCACCAAGTCAgacaaatcaaacaaatccTCACCCACAGAAACCGCAGCATCCGCGAGTGGCGGCGAAGTGGACATCAAGACGGAGGACAGCAGTGGCGATGGCGAGACTAAGGACGGCACTGAGGCCAAAGAGGGATCGGGAACCGGCACAGGGCCATTGGCGGTGGCAAAGGAAGGAACATTTAGCGAAAATAATATGCAgactgcggcggcggcagctttGGCATCGGCAGCAGTTAAAGCCAAACACCTGGCTGCCCTGGAGGAGCGTAAGATCAAATCCCTGGTGGCGCTCCTCGTTGAGACTCAGATGAAGAAGCTTGAGATCAAATTGCGCCActttgaggagctggaggcCACCATGGAGCGGGAGCGCGAGGGATTGGAGTACCAGCGTCAGCAGCTGATCACAGAGCGTCAGCAATTCCATCTGGAACAGCTGAAGGCAGCCGAGTTCCGAGCGCGCCAGCAAGCACATCATCGTCTTCAGCAAGAGCTCCAAGGCCAGGCGGCCGCGGGATCAATGAtcttgcagcagcaacagcagctacCACAGGCCCAGCAgccccagcaacaacagcaatcaCTGCCGCCGCATCCGCACctggcgcagcagcaacagctgcctCCGCATCCGCACCAGTTGCCACCGCAGTCCCAGCCGCTAGCGGGTCCCACCGCCCAGCACCAGCCGTTGCCTCCGCACGTAGTGTCGTCTCCCAACGGTGCTCCCTATGCAGCGCCACCGATTTCGCTCACGGGAGGACTCCCACCAGGCGCACCCACGGCCATTGTCACGAATCCGAGCGACCAAACCGCACCAGTCGCAGCGGGAGCAGCGCAATCTCAAGCACCTACACCAATGG ATACCACACCGCCAAGCAGCGGTCCAGTGCCAGATGCCAACGCACCGCCGGGATCGGCAATCCCACCAGGCGGCATTCCTCCGGCGAACTCTGCTCCCATCGCCGGCGTAGCTCCCTCTTCTTAA
- the LOC6727887 gene encoding SWI/SNF complex subunit SMARCC2 isoform X2: MNTLGPKKDGSPNIDFFQSPETLQGFESIRQWLQKNCKKYLAHSSEPITKESLAQLLIHFLQYVEAKLGKNSADPPATRIPMRCFLDFKSGGGLCIIFSTMFRFRAEQRGKKFDFSIGKNPTRKDPNIQLLIEIEQALVEADLYRIPYIYIRPEIEKGFEGKLREILDNRRVEIVSDEEDATHIVYPVVDPHPDEYARPIFKRGGHVMLHWYYFPESYDSWVVNNFDLPDHIPENPESPAERWRVSASWIVDLEQYNEWMAEEDYEVDEQGKKKTHKQRISIDDIMSFGDEKKKPATSSGGGKQKRRRSPSPATSASTSKPGKRKRSPAVVHKKLRNDDDDEDLTRDLDDPPAEPNVQEVHKANAALQSTASPAPGGKSRGDNDMMPIKGGTMTDLDDEMTGGSAAQAMSTGDGENSQTGKTSDNSNTQEFSSSAKEDMEDNVTEQTHHIIVPSYSAWFDYNSIHVIEKRAMPEFFNSKNKSKTPEIYMAYRNFMIDTYRLNPTEYLTSTACRRNLAGDVCAIMRVHAFLEQWGLINYQIDADVRPTPMGPPPTSHFHILSDTPSGLQSINPQKTQQPSAAKTLLDLDKKPLGKDGGLELGDKSGLTSIKTEALENGAAGGLSSGVSQFGLKLDQYAKKPAAMRNRTAASMAREWTDQETLLLLEGLEMHKDDWNKVCEHVGSRTQDECILHFLRLPIEDPYLEDDGGFLGPLACQPIPFSKSGNPIMSTVAFLASVVDPRVAAAAAKAAMEEFAAIKDEVPATIMDNHMKNVEKASAGGKFNPNFGLANSGIAGTGNDKDDEEGKEGGASASAGGSDEEMKDLSKKDETAASASGGEVDIKTEDSSGDGETKDGTEAKEGSGTGTGPLAVAKEGTFSENNMQTAAAAALASAAVKAKHLAALEERKIKSLVALLVETQMKKLEIKLRHFEELEATMEREREGLEYQRQQLITERQQFHLEQLKAAEFRARQQAHHRLQQELQGQAAAGSMILQQQQQLPQAQQPQQQQQSLPPHPHLAQQQQLPPHPHQLPPQSQPLAGPTAQHQPLPPHVVSSPNGAPYAAPPISLTGGLPPGAPTAIVTNPSDQTAPVAAGAAQSQAPTPMDTTPPSSGPVPDANAPPGSAIPPGGIPPANSAPIAGVAPSS; this comes from the exons ATGAACACACTGGGTCCTAAGAAGGACGGAAGTCCGAATATAGACTTTTTCCAGTCGCCGGAGACGCTGCAGGGCTTCGAATCGATTCGCCAGTGGCTGCAGAAGAACTGCAAGAAG TATTTGGCCCACAGTTCGGAGCCCATCACGAAGGAGTCCTTGGCCCAATTGCTCATCCACTTCCTGCAGTATGTGGAAGCGAAGCTGGGCAAGAATTCTGCGGATCCGCCGGCAACCAGAATTCCG ATGCGCTGCTTTCTGGACTTCAAGAGCGGCGGTGGTCTGTGCATCATCTTCTCGACCATGTTCCGTTTCCGGGCCGAGCAACGCGGCAAGAAGTTTGACTTCTCTATTGGCAAGAATCCCACGCGCAAGGATCCCAACATCCAGCTGCTGATCGAGATTGAGCAGGCGTTGGTCGAGGCGGACTTGTATCGCATACCGTACATCTATATTCGGCCGGAGATTGAAAAGGGCTTCGAGGGAAAACTGCGCGAGATCCTGGACAATCGGCGGGTAGAGATTGTGTCGGACGAGGAGGACGCCACCCATATCGTCTATCCCGTCGTAGACCCACATCCCGACGAGTATGCGCGGCCCATTTTCAAGCGCGGCGGACATGTGATGCTGCATTGGTACTACTTCCCCGAGTCCTACGATTCATGGGTTGTGAATAACTTTGACCTGCCGGATCACATTCCGGAGAATCCCGAGTCACCGGCGGAACGATGGCGTGTGTCTGCATCCTGGATCGTGGACCTGGAGCAGTACAATGAGTGGATGGCCGAGGAGGACTACGAAGTTGACGAACAGGGCAAGAAGAAGACGCACAAACAGCGTATTTCCATAGACGACATCATGTCCTTCGGCGACGAGAAGAAAAAGCCTGCTACCAGCTCGGGTGGAGGCAAGCAGAAGAGACGCCGTTCACCATCTCCCGCCACTTCGGCATCCACCTCAAAGCCGGGCAAGCGTAAGCGTTCTCCCGCCGTGGTGCACAAAAAGTTGCGCaacgacgatgatgacgaggaCTTAACCCGCGATCTGGATGATCCGCCGGCCGAGCCCAATGTTCAGGAGGTTCATAAGGCAAACGCCGCCTTGCAGTCCACCGCCAGTCCAGCTCCGGGCGGTAAATCTCGTGGCGACAACGACATGATGCCCATTAAAG GTGGCACTATGACCGATCTGGATGACGAAATGACTGGAGGAAGCGCTGCTCAAGCCATGTCTACCGGAGATGGGGAAAACTCGCAGACAGGCAAGACAAGTGATAACAGCAACACGCAGGAATTCTCTTCATCGGCCAAAGAGGATATGGAGGATAATGTGACCGAGCAGACGCACCACATTATCGTGCCCTCGTACTCGGCTTGGTTTGACTACAACTCCATTCATGTGATCGAGAAACGGGCTATGCCGGAATTCTTTAACAGCAAGAATAAGTCAAAGACACCGGAGATCTATATGGCCTACAGGAATTTTATGATTGATACGTACAG GCTCAATCCGACGGAGTATTTGACCAGCACAGCTTGTAGGCGCAATCTTGCCGGAGATGTGTGCGCCATTATGCGGGTACACGCCTTCTTGGAGCAGTGGGGCCTGATTAACTACCAGATCGATGCGGATGTCCGCCCCACCCCAATGGGTCCACCACCGACCTCACACTTCCACATTCTTTCGGATACGCCATCGGGTCTACAGTCCATTAATCCGCAAAAGACGCAACAGCCGTCGGCGGCAAAGACGCTGTTGGATCTGGACAAAAAGCCATTGGGTAAAGATGGTGGCCTGGAATTGGGCGATAAGAGTGGTCTGACTAGCATCAAGACAGAGGCTCTAGAGAATGGCGCTGCCGGAGGATTAAGTTCCGGAGTGAGCCAGTTTGGACTCAAGCTGGATCAGTACGCAAAGAAGCCGGCGGCCATGAGGAATCGCACGGCGGCAAGCATGGCTCGTGAATGGACCGATCAGGAGACTCTGCTGTTGCTTGAGGGCTTGGAAATGCACAAGGACGATTGGAACAAGGTCTGCGAGCACGTTGGATCTCGCACCCAAGACGAGTGCATTCTGCATTTCCTCCGACTTCCCATTGAGGACCCGTATCTAGAGGATGATGGCGGCTTCCTGGGCCCCTTGGCTTGTCAACCCATTCCGTTCAGCAAGAGTGGCAATCCCATTATGTCCACCGTCGCATTCCTGGCATCTGTGGTCGATCCTCGCgttgccgctgcagcagcaaaggcTGCCATGGAGGAATTTGCAGCCATTAAG GATGAAGTTCCCGCCACAATAATGGACAACCATATGAAAAACGTGGAAAAGGCTTCGGCAGGTGGTAAGTTTAATCCGAACTTTGGGCTGGCCAACAGTGGAATCGCAGGAACCGGAAACGACAAGGACGATGAAGAGGGCAAGGAGGGTGGCGCATCTGCATCCGCTGGCGGCTCTGATGAGGAAATGAAGGACCTAAGCAAAAAAGACG AAACCGCAGCATCCGCGAGTGGCGGCGAAGTGGACATCAAGACGGAGGACAGCAGTGGCGATGGCGAGACTAAGGACGGCACTGAGGCCAAAGAGGGATCGGGAACCGGCACAGGGCCATTGGCGGTGGCAAAGGAAGGAACATTTAGCGAAAATAATATGCAgactgcggcggcggcagctttGGCATCGGCAGCAGTTAAAGCCAAACACCTGGCTGCCCTGGAGGAGCGTAAGATCAAATCCCTGGTGGCGCTCCTCGTTGAGACTCAGATGAAGAAGCTTGAGATCAAATTGCGCCActttgaggagctggaggcCACCATGGAGCGGGAGCGCGAGGGATTGGAGTACCAGCGTCAGCAGCTGATCACAGAGCGTCAGCAATTCCATCTGGAACAGCTGAAGGCAGCCGAGTTCCGAGCGCGCCAGCAAGCACATCATCGTCTTCAGCAAGAGCTCCAAGGCCAGGCGGCCGCGGGATCAATGAtcttgcagcagcaacagcagctacCACAGGCCCAGCAgccccagcaacaacagcaatcaCTGCCGCCGCATCCGCACctggcgcagcagcaacagctgcctCCGCATCCGCACCAGTTGCCACCGCAGTCCCAGCCGCTAGCGGGTCCCACCGCCCAGCACCAGCCGTTGCCTCCGCACGTAGTGTCGTCTCCCAACGGTGCTCCCTATGCAGCGCCACCGATTTCGCTCACGGGAGGACTCCCACCAGGCGCACCCACGGCCATTGTCACGAATCCGAGCGACCAAACCGCACCAGTCGCAGCGGGAGCAGCGCAATCTCAAGCACCTACACCAATGG ATACCACACCGCCAAGCAGCGGTCCAGTGCCAGATGCCAACGCACCGCCGGGATCGGCAATCCCACCAGGCGGCATTCCTCCGGCGAACTCTGCTCCCATCGCCGGCGTAGCTCCCTCTTCTTAA
- the LOC6727888 gene encoding retinoblastoma family protein, producing MDTCEVEGDADTLVRRFSVSCEQLELEARIQQGALSTYRRLDAVSGLSTSEADAQEWLCCAVYSELQRVKMRDIREPNNEANDSEEQNCCWNMSLTSLLRSFNVNMSQFLRRMEHWNWLTQNENIFQLEVEELRCRLGITLTLLRHYQHIFRCLFVQPGKDADPDATYQYQALYEFGWLLFLVIRNELPGFATTNLINGCQVLVCTMDLLFVNALEVPRSVVIRREFSGVPKKWDTEDFNPILLNKYSVLEALGELIPELPAKGVMQMKNAFFHKALIMLYMDQCLLGDDTHMREIIKEGMLDINLANLNRKYTNQIADISEMDERVLLSVKGETKEDSPKRPQLAFQTSSSPSHRKLFTHDLPKTLPLSIIKAFPKKEDADKTVSYLDETLEEMNRTFTMAVKDFLDDELSRKRFRQARGLCYKYLQKILGPELVQKPHLKIGQLIKRRKLTDALLACCLELALHVHHKLVEGLKFPFVLHCFSLDAYDFQKILELVVRCDHGFLGRELTKHLDVVEEMCLDSLIFRKSSQLWWELKQRIPSYKEVDAETEGKENFPTGLSICLRKFYGLANRRLLLLCKSLCLVDSFPQIWHLAEHSFTLESGRLLRNRHLDQLLLCAIHLHVRLEKLHLTFSMIIQHYRRQPHSRRSAYREVILGNGQTADIITFYNSVYVQSMGNYGRHLECAQTRKSLPESQSNGGILTETTPNELIMRANISISSPPPPRICQSDSCSSHSPPSPASPLSLQSSPNIKRAASSSELREIKRPNILRSRQLSVI from the coding sequence ATGGACACTTGTGAAGTAGAGGGAGACGCGGACACGCTGGTGAGACGCTTCTCCGTCAGCTGCGAGCAATTGGAGCTGGAAGCGAGAATCCAGCAGGGCGCTCTGTCCACCTACCGTCGCTTGGATGCCGTCAGCGGGCTGTCTACCAGCGAGGCAGATGCCCAGGAGTGGCTGTGTTGCGCCGTCTACAGCGAACTGCAGCGCGTGAAGATGCGCGATATTAGGGAGCCCAACAACGAGGCAAACGATTCGGAGGAGCAGAACTGCTGCTGGAACATGTCACTAACCAGTCTGCTGCGCAGCTTTAACGTGAACATGTCCCAGTTTCTACGCCGCATGGAGCACTGGAATTGGCTGACACAAAACGAGAACATTTTCCAGCTGGAGGTTGAGGAACTGCGTTGTCGACTTGGTATCACTTTGACGCTGCTGCGGCATTATCAGCACATCTTTCGGTGCCTGTTCGTTCAGCCCGGCAAGGATGCGGACCCTGATGCCACATATCAGTACCAAGCGCTGTATGAGTTCGGTTGGTTGCTCTTCCTAGTCATTCGCAACGAGTTACCCGGTTTTGCGACTACAAACCTGATCAACGGCTGCCAAGTGCTCGTTTGCACAATGGATCTCCTTTTCGTGAACGCCTTAGAGGTGCCCCGATCCGTAGTTATCCGCCGGGAATTCTCTGGAGTGCCCAAGAAATGGGACACCGAAGACTTCAATCCTATcttgctaaataaatatagcgTTTTAGAAGCACTGGGAGAACTGATTCCCGAGCTACCAGCGAAGGGGGTGATGCAAATGAAGAACGCCTTTTTCCACAAAGCCTTAATAATGCTCTATATGGACCAATGTTTACTTGGAGACGACACTCACATGCGGGAGATCATTAAGGAGGGTATGCTAGATATCAACCTTGCAAACTTAAATCGCAAATACACCAATCAAATAGCCGACATTAGTGAGATGGACGAGCGTGTGCTGCTTAGCGTCAAGGGGGAGACCAAAGAGGACTCTCCTAAAAGACCACAGCTCGCCTTCCAAACTAGCTCGTCACCTTCGCATAGGAAACTGTTCACCCATGATCTACCAAAAACTCTTCCCCTAAGCATTATAAAAGCTTTCCCAAAGAAGGAAGACGCAGATAAAACTGTCAGTTATTTGGATGAAACTCTGGAAGAAATGAATCGAACTTTTACTATGGCCGTAAAAGATTTTTTGGATGATGAATTGTCTAGAAAACGATTCCGCCAGGCCAGAGGCCTTTgctacaaatatttgcagaaaATTTTGGGCCCGGAGCTGGTACAAAAACCCCATCTGAAAATTGGTCAGTTAATAAAGCGGCGCAAGCTTACCGACGCCCTGTTAGCTTGCTGTCTGGAACTAGCACTTCACGTCCACCACAAACTAGTGGAAGGCTTAAAGTTTCCCTTTGTCCTGCACTGCTTTTCACTGGACGCCTACGACTTTCAAAAGATTCTAGAGTTGGTGGTGCGCTGCGATCATGGTTTTCTGGGCAGAGAGCTGACCAAGCATCTGGATGTGGTGGAGGAAATGTGCCTGGACTCTTTGATTTTCCGCAAGAGCTCACAGCTGTGGTGGGAGCTAAAGCAAAGAATTCCAAGCTACAAGGAAGTCGATGCAGAAACGGAAGGTAAGGAGAACTTTCCAACAGGCTTAAGCATCTGCCTACGAAAGTTCTACGGATTGGCCAACCGGCGGTTGCTCCTTCTGTGTAAGAGTCTTTGTCTCGTGGATTCCTTTCCCCAGATATGGCATCTGGCCGAGCACTCTTTTACCTTAGAGAGTGGCCGTCTGCTCCGCAATCGCCACCTGGACCAACTGCTGTTGTGCGCCATACATCTTCATGTTCGGCTCGAGAAGCTTCACCTCACATTTAGCATGATTATCCAGCACTATCGCCGACAGCCGCACTCTCGGAGAAGCGCTTACCGAGAGGTTATCCTGGGCAATGGCCAGACCGCGGATATTATCACTTTCTACAACAGTGTGTATGTCCAGAGTATGGGCAACTATGGTCGACACCTGGAGTGTGCGCAAACACGCAAGTCACTGCCAGAATCGCAGAGTAACGGTGGTATTTTGACGGAGACAACTCCCAACGAATTGATCATGAGAGCCAACATAAGCATTTCTTCACCGCCCCCTCCCAGGATATGCCAAAGTGACTCCTGCTCCAGTCATTCACCTCCATCTCCCGCATCACCACTTTCCTTGCAAAGCTCGCCCAACATAAAACGCGCTGCTTCGAGTAGCGAATTGAGAGAGATCAAGCGACCCAACATCCTTCGGAGTCGCCAGCTTTCAGTAATCtaa
- the LOC6727889 gene encoding uncharacterized protein LOC6727889 — MLQTNRVLQKEQAELFAIQKKLDRVLPVIQEALNSLKVEELHLKSQLVGQQNPKTQCSPGRDPLHIDVSVEQSPITTVMESQLVNSQQIDLDLVSQMRHYEEEVDSD; from the exons atgCTGCAAACAAATCGAGTCCTTCAAAAAGAGCAGGCTGAACTATTTGCTATCCAGAAGAAACTCGACCGAGTGCTCCCCGTCATTCAGGAGGCATTAAACTCACTAAAG GTAGAGGAGCTGCATCTTAAATCTCAGTTGGTGGGCCAGCAGAACCCAAAAACGCAGTGCTCCCCTGGAAGGGATCCCCTCCACATAGATGTGTCGGTGGAACAGTCCCCAATCACAACTGTGATGGAGTCCCAGCTCGTCAACAGCCAGCAAATAGACCTGGATCTCGTAAGCCAAATGAGGCATTATGAGGAGGAAGTCGACTCggattaa
- the LOC27208828 gene encoding zinc finger CCHC domain-containing protein 10, with protein sequence MTLVGLAARKLAQKKRSAKQAADFPNGIRCQKCLQIGHWSYECKEKRKYVHRSSRTKQLSKHMSQKEADAPKNQVEEHSEVASSEGKKVRRKRKPSKSSSSSSSSSDSSDSSSESGSSSESDSSSSSSDSGDEEGSSSDSSGSGSDSDSSEDQKQGAPQKKKKRAGSSPESSDDQE encoded by the exons ATGACTTTGGTGGGCCTAGCTGCCCGCAAATTAGCGCAAAAGAAGAG ATCCGCCAAGCAAGCAGCCGACTTTCCCAACGGCATCCGGTGCCAGAAGTGCCTGCAGATCGGACACTGGAGCTATGAGTGCAAGGAGAAGCGCAAGTACGTCCACCGGAGCTCGCGTACCAAGCAGCTAAGCAAGCATATGTCGCAAAAGGAGGCTGACGCACCCAAGAACCAGGTGGAGGAGCACTCGGAAGTGGCTTCTTCGGAAGGCAAGAAGGTCCGTCGCAAGCGGAAACCGAGCAAgagctcctcgtcctcctccagctcgtcGGACAGCTcagacagcagcagcgaatCGGGCTCCTCATCCGAATCAGACTCGAGCAGCTCCAGTTCGGACTCGGGCGACGAGGAAGGCAGCTCGTCAGACTCAAGTGGCAGTGGCTCGGATAGCGACAGCAGCGAGGATCAAAAGCAGGGAGCaccacaaaagaaaaaaaaacgagccGGGAGTTCACCTGAATCCTCTGACGATCAGGAGTAA